A stretch of Dioscorea cayenensis subsp. rotundata cultivar TDr96_F1 unplaced genomic scaffold, TDr96_F1_v2_PseudoChromosome.rev07_lg8_w22 25.fasta BLBR01000327.1, whole genome shotgun sequence DNA encodes these proteins:
- the LOC120254057 gene encoding tricetin 3',4',5'-O-trimethyltransferase-like: MASFSSDAIVNNTVSEGTDEHALLQALQLVNSSILHMTFKTAFELNLFNIISAATPNPLSATEITTLLPSSTPSTPIMLDRILRLLSSYSIFTCSLSTDPISGATTHLYAAAPAVKYLAQNKDGFTLSTLGLLNQDKVIMESWDYLKDAVLNGGIPFNMAHGMTSFEYQGTDPRFNKVFNEAMKNHSGIIMKRILEKYRGFDDVKVLVDVGGGVGGTLAQVVAKHKHIKGINFDLPHVISEAPLIPGVEHVGGDMFNNIPNGDAILMKWILHDWSDEHGLKILKNCWKALPENGKVILVECILPVAPENTYAAHSVFYLDMSMLAHSPGGKERTAQEFESMAKQAGFSAMKPYFSFAGAWVIELFK; the protein is encoded by the exons ATGGCCTCCTTTTCCAGTGATGCCATCGTCAACAACACCGTCTCTGAAGGTACCGACGAGCATGCATTGCTCCAAGCTCTGCAGCTCGTCAACTCCTCCATCCTCCACATGACCTTCAAAACAGCCTTCGAACTCAACCTCTTCAACATCATCTCCGCCGCCACACCCAACCCCCTCTCAGCCACCGAAATCACCACCCTCCTCCCTTCCTCCACTCCTTCAACCCCAATCATGCTTGACCGCATCCTCCGCCTCCTATCCAGCTACTCCATCTTCACCTGCTCTCTCTCCACCGACCCCATCTCCGGCGCCACCACCCACCTCTACGCCGCCGCCCCCGCCGTCAAATACCTCGCCCAAAACAAAGATGGTTTCACTCTATCCACTCTAGGCCTGTTGAACCAAGACAAGGTCATAATGGAAAGCTGGGACTATCTTAAGGACGCTGTCCTTAATGGAGGGATACCCTTCAACATGGCTCACGGCATGACTTCGTTTGAGTACCAAGGCACTGATCCAAGGTTCAACAAGGTCTTCAATGAAGCCATGAAGAACCATTCAGGCATCATAATGAAGAGGATTCTGGAGAAGTATAGAGGGTTTGATGATGTGAAGGTGCTTGTTGatgttggtggtggtgttggtggTACTCTTGCTCAAGTTGTTGCTAAACATAAGCATATTAAGGGTATTAATTTTGATCTCCCTCATGTTATCTCTGAAGCCCCACTTATTCCTG GCGTGGAgcacgttggtggagatatGTTTAACAATATTCCAAACGGAGATGCCATTTTGATGAAG TGGATTCTACATGATTGGAGTGATGAGCATGGTTTGAAAATACTGAAAAATTGTTGGAAAGCTTTGCCTGAAAATGGAAAAGTGATACTGGTAGAGTGCATACTTCCAGTGGCACCAGAGAATACATATGCAGCACATAGTGTGTTTTATTTGGATATGAGTATGTTGGCTCATAGTCCTGGTGGTAAAGAGAGGACTGCACAAGAATTTGAGTCTATGGCTAAACAAGCTGGTTTTTCTGCTATGAAACCTTATTTTAGTTTTGCTGGGGCTTGGGTTATTGAACTGTTTAAATGA